Proteins from a genomic interval of Helicoverpa zea isolate HzStark_Cry1AcR chromosome 13, ilHelZeax1.1, whole genome shotgun sequence:
- the LOC124635843 gene encoding uncharacterized protein LOC124635843, which yields MAAGGRTPKQRRFEMSAGMALRTSNTPRRRRGSCKCLFGAPDRDETRRLMAEQYARERKRFIRRFNFDIETECTYKSAKMDSPVKFCEENKENAESPVRMATDALACVSNTDLRVLGSPSRRSAGSSASSPRTPRTPRTPRAARTPRTPRTPASRRQLQMTDYWTLRKHADGASSDKEN from the coding sequence ATGGCGGCCGGAGGACGTACACCCAAGCAGAGGAGGTTCGAGATGTCGGCGGGAATGGCGCTGAGGACGTCCAACACTCCCAGGAGGAGGCGTGGGAGCTGCAAGTGTTTGTTCGGTGCTCCCGACCGGGACGAGACGAGGCGGCTAATGGCTGAGCAGTACGCCAGAGAGAGGAAGCGCTTCATCAGACGCTTCAATTTCGACATTGAGACAGAATGCACTTACAAATCTGCAAAGATGGACTCTCCAGTCAAGTTTTGTGAAGAGAATAAGGAGAACGCGGAAAGTCCTGTGAGGATGGCGACGGACGCGTTAGCTTGCGTTAGTAATACCGACTTGAGGGTCTTGGGATCTCCATCACGAAGAAGTGCTGGTAGTTCTGCAAGCTcgccccgcaccccgcgcaccCCCAGAACGCCGCGGGCCGCACGCACCCCTCGCACGCCCCGCACCCCTGCCTCCAGAAGACAGCTGCAAATGACAG